The Solenopsis invicta isolate M01_SB chromosome 12, UNIL_Sinv_3.0, whole genome shotgun sequence genome window below encodes:
- the LOC120359205 gene encoding uncharacterized protein LOC120359205: MPYLLSACKMDRWRERRSAFAALNRKLSDEECRDVVTGPRPRIVFYRGFGRSAHRRKSVYLRMLRWPSKTKCVAHACIRHAVNNPTSGTQPYAPPRFINEESTQKYTDFPFPEASRLPFY, from the exons ATGCCGTACTTGTTAAGTGCATGCAAGATGGATCGCTGGAGAGAACGCAGATCGGCCTTCGCGGCACTTAACCGTAAGCTCTCCGACGAAGAGTGCAGGGACGTCGTTACTGGTCCGAGACCGAGAATAGTCTTTTATCGTGGCTTCGGTAGAAG TGCTCACAGAAGAAAAAGTGTGTACCTACGCATGTTGAGGTGGCCAAGCAAGACGAAATGCGTGGCACACGCGTGCATACGCCATGCAGTAAACAATCCTACATCTGGTACGCAGCCATACGCGCCGCCGCGATTCATAAATGAAGAAAGTACTCAAAAGTACACCGATTTCCCATTTCCGGAGGCATCGCGGCTACCATTTTATTAA
- the LOC113004419 gene encoding uncharacterized protein LOC113004419, translated as MCIFFIYSDIYAREENTKILRRFCPFTRCALVTYGGTVDDVRLPQWRSSAEDGDIKRTCVIQDNGRNENQRPKVAVVPSSATRPCRFASPRRGRVSRNSCADERGSFVQSKVGTTVSSRAFTAVTASFLRVVSSAQ; from the exons ATgtgtatcttttttatatattcagatATATACGCGCgtgaagaaaatacaaaaatattgagaCGGTTTTGCCCGTTCACGCGATGTGCATTAGTGACGTATGGAGGTACGGTCGACGATGTTCGCTTGCCGCAATGGAGAAGCAGCGCGGAAGACGGTGACATAAAACGGACGTGCGTTATCCAGGACAATGGTCGTAATGAAAACCAACGTCCGAAGGTCGCCGTCGTGCCTTCTTCTGCGACCAGACCGTGTCGCTTTGCCTCGCCTCGCAGGGGACGAGTCAGTCGAAACTCGTGCGCGGATGAGCGTGGAAG TTTTGTCCAATCGAAGGTCGGGACAACGGTGTCATCGCGCGCTTTCACAGCCGTTACCGCTTCGTTCCTCCGTGTCGTTTCATCGGCGCAATAA